The following are encoded together in the Variovorax sp. PBS-H4 genome:
- a CDS encoding aromatic ring-hydroxylating oxygenase subunit alpha, protein MNTIAIQPVAQDPVDRLLEIGLKNLWYPICPSHFIRENPVSLRRLGRKLALWRDGEGKLHALEDRCPHRGAPLSQGVILGDRLSCPYHGVEVRHDGVVTRVPGSPGCKLEGSQATRHFHVEERAGAVFLYNAKESVDVPPPLVLPEQLSDDAQYASFLCYTEWKGDYRYVLDNVMDPMHGTFLHKQSHSMAEGESQAKFGIRATDHGFVFEKEGQRNVNFDWTEWADTGMHWMRLEIPYPRTGGPGGNFIIIGAFSPMPNGMTATFFWRVRKLAPGWERDTWRFLYKNRLEARHWHVLEQDRVMLEDMEPDANQHENLYQHDLGIVRLRRHMRNLAQAQLEQAAA, encoded by the coding sequence ATGAACACGATCGCCATCCAACCCGTTGCGCAAGACCCGGTGGACCGACTGCTCGAGATCGGCCTGAAGAATCTCTGGTACCCGATCTGCCCCTCGCATTTCATTCGCGAGAACCCCGTCTCGCTGCGCCGGCTGGGCCGCAAGCTGGCCCTCTGGCGCGACGGCGAAGGCAAGTTGCATGCACTGGAAGACCGCTGCCCGCATCGCGGCGCGCCGCTGTCGCAGGGCGTGATCCTGGGCGACCGGCTGTCGTGCCCCTACCACGGCGTTGAAGTGCGCCATGACGGCGTGGTGACGCGCGTGCCAGGCAGCCCCGGCTGCAAGCTCGAGGGCTCGCAGGCCACGCGCCACTTCCACGTGGAAGAGCGCGCAGGCGCGGTGTTCCTCTACAACGCCAAGGAGTCGGTGGACGTCCCGCCGCCGCTGGTGCTGCCCGAGCAGCTCTCGGACGACGCGCAGTACGCGTCCTTCCTCTGCTACACCGAGTGGAAGGGCGACTATCGCTACGTGCTGGACAACGTGATGGACCCGATGCACGGCACCTTCCTGCACAAGCAGTCGCACTCGATGGCCGAGGGCGAGTCGCAGGCGAAGTTCGGCATCCGCGCGACCGACCACGGCTTCGTGTTCGAGAAGGAAGGCCAGCGCAACGTGAACTTCGACTGGACGGAATGGGCCGACACCGGCATGCACTGGATGCGCCTGGAGATCCCGTACCCGCGCACCGGGGGGCCGGGCGGCAACTTCATCATCATCGGCGCCTTCTCGCCCATGCCCAACGGCATGACCGCGACCTTCTTCTGGCGCGTGCGCAAGCTGGCGCCCGGATGGGAACGCGATACCTGGCGCTTTCTCTACAAGAACCGGCTGGAGGCGCGCCACTGGCACGTGCTGGAGCAGGACCGCGTGATGCTGGAGGACATGGAGCCGGACGCCAATCAGCACGAGAACCTGTACCAGCACGACCTCGGCATCGTGCGCCTGCGCCGCCACATGCGCAACCTGGCCCAGGCGCAGCTCGAGCAGGCCGCAGCCTGA
- a CDS encoding PIN domain-containing protein has protein sequence MSGWLLDTNVISELSRPRLSARVRRFIAGQRLEDLFVSTVTLAEIRFGIEAVGDPTRRAELSDWLIAATALQHGQTVVTRDTGDYKLTRVPDLNPWVADS, from the coding sequence GTGAGCGGCTGGCTGCTTGATACCAACGTGATCTCCGAGTTGAGTCGACCGCGCCTCAGCGCGCGGGTCCGAAGATTCATCGCGGGCCAACGGCTCGAGGACCTGTTCGTCAGCACCGTCACTCTGGCCGAGATCCGCTTCGGCATCGAGGCCGTCGGCGATCCAACGCGCCGCGCCGAACTGAGTGACTGGCTCATCGCTGCAACCGCTCTGCAGCACGGGCAGACCGTTGTGACCCGCGATACCGGAGACTACAAGCTCACGCGAGTCCCGGATTTGAATCCGTGGGTCGCCGACTCTTGA
- a CDS encoding FAD-dependent monooxygenase, translating into MKTNESTIGIVGAGIGGLAAAIALSRAGHEVVVFEQARQFARVGADINLTPNAVRALDGLGAGEAARVTAARPTHRISRNYDTGEETSRLEMAETAEQKYGAPQLTIHRADLLAALANMVPAERVALGKRASNIAADEEGVSLSFEDGSSARVGALLGADGIHSAVRGAMFGAESPRFTGIVAYRAVVPSDRVAGLPNLGAFTKWWGPNPQSQIVTFPLNRGKDIFIFATTPQDSWQLESWTAPGSVDELRQQYTAYHPEARALLDACDTVLKTALYERDPMPAWAAGRMALLGDAAHPMLPFMAQGAGMAIEDAVVLARHLDGVAMRDIAGALQRYERARIERTSQIQLGSRGNNWLREGGNADWVYGYDAWTVPLADAAAIA; encoded by the coding sequence ATGAAGACGAATGAATCCACCATCGGCATCGTCGGCGCGGGCATCGGCGGACTGGCCGCCGCCATTGCCCTTTCGCGTGCGGGCCACGAGGTCGTGGTGTTCGAACAGGCAAGGCAGTTCGCCCGTGTCGGCGCCGACATCAACCTCACGCCCAACGCGGTACGTGCACTCGATGGCCTGGGTGCCGGCGAGGCCGCGCGGGTGACCGCGGCGCGGCCGACGCATCGCATCAGCCGCAACTACGACACCGGTGAGGAGACCTCGCGCCTGGAAATGGCCGAGACCGCCGAGCAGAAGTACGGTGCGCCTCAGCTCACCATCCACCGCGCCGACCTTCTTGCGGCGCTCGCGAACATGGTCCCGGCCGAGCGCGTGGCGCTCGGCAAGCGGGCCTCGAACATCGCGGCGGACGAGGAGGGCGTGAGCCTCTCGTTCGAGGACGGCAGCAGCGCCCGCGTGGGCGCGCTGCTGGGCGCCGACGGCATCCACTCCGCCGTGCGCGGCGCCATGTTCGGCGCCGAGAGCCCGCGCTTCACCGGCATCGTGGCGTACCGCGCCGTGGTGCCGTCCGACCGCGTTGCCGGCTTGCCGAACCTGGGCGCCTTCACCAAGTGGTGGGGGCCGAATCCGCAAAGCCAGATCGTTACCTTCCCGCTCAACCGCGGCAAGGACATCTTCATCTTCGCGACCACGCCGCAGGACAGCTGGCAGCTCGAATCCTGGACCGCCCCGGGGAGCGTGGACGAGCTGCGCCAGCAGTACACCGCCTACCACCCCGAGGCGCGTGCGCTGCTCGATGCCTGCGACACGGTGCTCAAGACCGCCCTGTACGAGCGCGATCCGATGCCGGCCTGGGCCGCGGGCCGCATGGCGCTGCTGGGCGATGCGGCGCATCCGATGCTCCCGTTCATGGCGCAGGGTGCGGGCATGGCCATCGAGGACGCTGTCGTGCTCGCGCGCCATCTCGACGGCGTGGCAATGCGCGACATCGCCGGCGCGCTGCAGCGCTACGAGCGCGCGCGCATCGAGCGCACGAGCCAGATCCAGCTCGGATCGCGCGGAAACAACTGGCTGCGCGAGGGCGGCAATGCGGACTGGGTCTATGGCTACGACGCCTGGACCGTGCCGCTCGCCGACGCTGCCGCCATTGCCTGA
- a CDS encoding recombinase-like helix-turn-helix domain-containing protein yields the protein MQQDRYLQPHQARQRPATTYEDLLGDAIERAFGDGVHDLAGLVERLNDSGLATPGGQRWTEDLYAREMAKLGA from the coding sequence ATGCAACAAGACCGCTACCTGCAACCCCACCAGGCGCGCCAGCGCCCGGCAACCACCTACGAAGACCTGCTGGGCGATGCCATCGAGCGCGCCTTCGGCGACGGCGTGCACGACCTCGCCGGGCTGGTCGAACGGCTCAACGACAGCGGCCTGGCCACGCCCGGCGGCCAGCGCTGGACCGAGGACCTGTACGCCCGGGAAATGGCGAAGCTCGGCGCCTGA
- a CDS encoding TauD/TfdA dioxygenase family protein gives MNSQQTPLEIRPCTPTIGAEVSGFDLDHVSDATAARLRDALVRHEVLFLRDQKLTPAQHVCLAEVFGQTLAAKSIVFPSPEGFPAIEVVEYGGGRVPQTDIWHTDIIWQQRPALGAVLCAEVLPETGGDTLWASMTAAYEALSPRMQAYLEGLTGVNTWEISSQKKDALAQRGYDGLLALMQKYPPVEHPIVRTHPVSGRKILYCTRSFTSEIKELPEDEGRAVLEFLFEHVKRPEFHVRFQWRAGSVAIWDNRSTQHYAVNDYMPNRRRMHRVAVAGDVPF, from the coding sequence ATGAACAGCCAGCAGACCCCACTGGAAATCCGCCCCTGCACCCCGACAATCGGGGCCGAAGTCTCAGGCTTCGACCTCGACCATGTGAGCGACGCCACTGCAGCGCGGTTGCGCGACGCACTGGTTCGCCATGAAGTGCTCTTCCTGCGCGACCAGAAGCTGACGCCCGCGCAGCACGTGTGCCTCGCCGAGGTCTTCGGCCAGACCCTCGCCGCCAAGTCGATCGTCTTTCCGTCGCCCGAGGGGTTCCCGGCGATCGAGGTCGTCGAGTACGGCGGCGGGCGCGTGCCGCAGACTGACATCTGGCACACCGACATCATCTGGCAGCAGCGGCCCGCGCTGGGCGCCGTGCTGTGCGCCGAGGTGTTGCCGGAGACGGGCGGCGACACGCTGTGGGCCAGCATGACTGCGGCGTACGAAGCGCTGTCGCCGCGGATGCAGGCCTATCTCGAAGGCCTCACGGGCGTGAACACCTGGGAAATCTCGTCACAGAAAAAGGACGCGCTGGCACAGCGCGGCTACGACGGGCTGCTCGCGCTGATGCAGAAGTACCCGCCGGTCGAGCATCCGATCGTGCGCACGCATCCGGTCTCGGGCAGGAAGATCCTCTACTGCACGCGTTCTTTCACCTCGGAGATCAAGGAACTGCCCGAAGACGAGGGCCGCGCCGTGCTGGAGTTTCTCTTCGAGCATGTGAAGCGGCCCGAATTCCATGTGCGCTTCCAGTGGCGCGCGGGCTCCGTCGCGATCTGGGACAACCGCTCGACCCAGCACTACGCCGTCAACGACTACATGCCGAACCGTCGCCGCATGCATCGCGTGGCGGTGGCGGGCGATGTTCCGTTCTGA
- a CDS encoding tripartite tricarboxylate transporter substrate-binding protein translates to MFDKSFIAGLLAGVLLLPFGAGLARAETPTRILVGFPPGGTTDGVARLYSEGLSKALGRTVLVENKPGAGGAIAAAALKAAPHDASTLMLAAIVNISVYPSTANPPAYDPFKDFVAVSMVGRYDLALAVSAASGIETVPAYVAWAKARHDKANFGSPGNGSLPHLFGAQFSQAAGLDLVHVPFQGATPSIVNLLGGQIGAVIQPVSDLVAQHDAGKVRILATTGSQRNARLPGVPTFKELGYPGMEGGGWIGFFAPAGTPEKATQAIWEAVQSIQATPAVVSRMQALGFDVTPMTRAEFAELTRKDAARWGDVVRSGNILVKTP, encoded by the coding sequence ATGTTCGACAAGTCATTCATCGCCGGGCTCCTGGCCGGCGTCCTTCTCTTGCCGTTCGGCGCCGGCCTGGCACGCGCCGAGACGCCGACGCGCATCCTGGTCGGCTTCCCGCCGGGCGGCACCACCGACGGCGTTGCCCGTCTTTACAGCGAGGGTTTGTCGAAGGCGCTGGGCCGTACCGTGCTGGTCGAGAACAAGCCCGGCGCCGGCGGCGCGATCGCGGCGGCGGCGCTCAAGGCCGCGCCGCATGATGCGAGCACGCTCATGCTGGCCGCGATCGTGAACATCAGCGTCTATCCGAGCACGGCCAATCCGCCGGCCTACGACCCCTTCAAGGACTTCGTCGCCGTATCGATGGTCGGACGCTACGACCTGGCGCTGGCCGTCAGCGCGGCGAGCGGCATCGAGACGGTCCCGGCGTACGTCGCCTGGGCCAAGGCCCGCCACGACAAGGCGAACTTCGGCTCCCCCGGCAACGGCAGCCTGCCGCATCTCTTCGGTGCTCAGTTTTCACAAGCCGCGGGCCTGGACCTGGTTCACGTGCCTTTCCAGGGCGCGACGCCATCGATCGTGAATCTGCTCGGCGGCCAGATCGGCGCCGTGATCCAGCCGGTGAGCGACCTGGTCGCGCAGCATGACGCCGGCAAGGTCCGCATCCTGGCGACCACCGGTTCGCAGCGCAACGCACGGCTGCCCGGCGTGCCGACCTTCAAGGAGCTCGGCTATCCCGGCATGGAAGGCGGCGGCTGGATCGGCTTCTTTGCGCCGGCCGGTACGCCCGAAAAGGCGACGCAGGCGATCTGGGAGGCCGTGCAATCCATCCAGGCGACGCCTGCCGTGGTCTCGCGCATGCAGGCTCTTGGCTTCGACGTGACGCCCATGACCCGTGCCGAGTTCGCCGAGCTGACCCGCAAGGATGCGGCGCGCTGGGGCGATGTCGTGCGCAGCGGCAACATCCTGGTCAAGACACCATGA
- a CDS encoding PDR/VanB family oxidoreductase, with translation MSSPTLNALVHTMRYEAEGIVSVEFRPASPDVEFPAFEAGSHIDLHLPNGLVRSYSLCNPASDRQRYVVGVANDRKSRGGSRYVHQQLRVGMTLPISAPRNNFHLEEGAQHSVLVAGGIGVTPIWCMLQRLVAIGKPVEMIYCARTRKEAAFCDGIDALARENKVALTWHFDADKGAPPDLATLLAGKSADSHFYCCGPAPMLDAFEKTCEQLGYAHSHIERFSAAHVEAPSATETYVVECAKSGKSVEVPPGKSILDSLIDAGLNPDHSCKEGVCGACETKIISAGEIEHRDGILTKAEQAANKTMFICVSQCKRGPLVLDI, from the coding sequence ATGTCTTCTCCCACGCTCAATGCGCTCGTGCACACCATGCGCTACGAGGCCGAGGGCATCGTCAGCGTCGAATTCCGGCCGGCTTCGCCCGACGTGGAGTTCCCCGCCTTCGAAGCCGGTTCGCACATCGACCTGCACCTGCCCAACGGCCTGGTGCGCAGCTACTCGCTGTGCAACCCGGCCAGCGACCGGCAGCGCTACGTGGTCGGCGTGGCCAACGACCGCAAGAGCCGCGGCGGCTCGCGCTACGTGCACCAGCAGCTGCGCGTGGGCATGACGCTGCCGATCTCGGCCCCGCGCAACAACTTCCACCTGGAGGAGGGCGCCCAGCACTCGGTGCTGGTGGCCGGCGGCATCGGCGTCACGCCCATCTGGTGCATGCTGCAGCGCCTCGTCGCCATCGGCAAGCCGGTGGAAATGATCTATTGCGCGCGCACGCGGAAGGAAGCCGCCTTCTGCGACGGCATCGACGCACTGGCGCGCGAGAACAAGGTCGCGCTGACCTGGCATTTCGATGCCGACAAGGGCGCACCGCCGGATCTCGCGACGCTCCTGGCCGGCAAGAGCGCGGACAGCCACTTCTACTGCTGTGGTCCGGCGCCGATGCTCGATGCCTTCGAGAAGACTTGCGAGCAGCTGGGCTACGCGCATTCGCACATCGAGCGCTTCTCGGCCGCGCATGTCGAGGCGCCCAGCGCGACCGAGACCTACGTCGTCGAATGCGCGAAGAGCGGCAAGAGCGTCGAGGTGCCCCCGGGCAAGTCGATCCTCGACAGCCTGATCGATGCCGGCCTCAACCCTGACCACAGCTGCAAGGAGGGCGTGTGCGGCGCTTGCGAGACGAAGATCATCTCGGCGGGCGAGATCGAGCACCGCGACGGCATTCTCACCAAGGCCGAACAGGCGGCGAACAAGACCATGTTCATCTGCGTCTCGCAATGCAAGCGCGGGCCCTTGGTGCTGGACATCTGA
- a CDS encoding LysR substrate-binding domain-containing protein translates to MDLRSMRQFIAVAEELNFRRAAERLHMSQPPLSIAIQRLEEDLGVALFLRDRQGVALTPAGSALLVEARRLLAQAAQSRELVRHAAAGMLGTLRLSFFPSAAYQLVPELLSRFRQNYPDVKIMLNAEASSQQSRDLLRHSIDIAIVVPPLPGSGSLKLLALADEDLALAVPASHPLAGQKSVELKTLSHEGFVSFRSREGPAFETFVVTACRNSGFLPHVEQSAPQMLTVLSLVSAGVGIALVPASMQGVAIPRVKYMSITHNRARLRYPVALAYDSQNQNPTIPAFLSTASRKGR, encoded by the coding sequence ATGGACTTACGAAGCATGCGGCAGTTCATCGCCGTCGCGGAAGAACTCAACTTTCGCCGGGCGGCGGAGCGCCTGCACATGTCGCAACCGCCGCTGAGCATCGCGATTCAGCGGCTCGAGGAAGATCTCGGTGTCGCGTTGTTCCTGCGAGACCGGCAGGGTGTGGCACTCACGCCGGCCGGCTCGGCACTGCTCGTCGAAGCGCGACGGCTGCTCGCGCAGGCCGCGCAGTCGCGCGAGCTGGTGCGGCACGCAGCGGCGGGCATGCTGGGCACCTTGCGGCTGTCGTTCTTTCCGAGCGCGGCCTATCAGCTGGTGCCTGAGCTGCTCTCGCGCTTCAGGCAGAACTATCCCGACGTCAAGATCATGCTCAATGCCGAAGCCAGCTCACAGCAAAGCCGGGATCTGTTGCGCCATTCGATCGACATCGCCATCGTCGTGCCCCCCTTGCCGGGTTCCGGCAGCCTCAAGCTGCTCGCGCTCGCGGACGAAGACCTGGCGCTGGCCGTGCCCGCATCGCATCCGCTCGCGGGGCAGAAGAGCGTCGAGCTGAAGACGCTGTCGCACGAAGGCTTCGTGAGCTTTCGTTCGCGCGAGGGCCCGGCCTTCGAGACCTTCGTGGTCACCGCATGCCGCAACAGTGGCTTCCTGCCACATGTGGAGCAAAGCGCGCCCCAGATGCTGACGGTGCTCTCGCTCGTCAGCGCGGGCGTCGGCATTGCACTGGTACCGGCATCGATGCAAGGTGTCGCGATACCACGCGTGAAGTACATGTCGATCACCCACAACCGCGCCAGGCTGCGCTACCCCGTGGCGCTGGCCTACGACTCGCAGAACCAGAACCCGACGATCCCCGCATTCCTGTCTACGGCGTCGCGCAAGGGCAGATAG
- a CDS encoding porin, with protein sequence MKKSLVAAAACVAAAGACAQSSSVQVFGIVDAAVTYTTGSGYGSSGKWQLTNSGNSFSRLGFRGTEDLGGGLAASFWLEAGLQNDNGTGFNSNPNNQASGAAGPGLLTFNRRSTVSFSGGFGELRLGRDYTPTFWNTALYDPFGTGGGIGANQLYFSGLGGLTAPTGTRASNSIGYFLPPNLGGFYGQAMVAMGENDNRSVLPDTLISNRHDGDYAGIRVGYLNGPFNVTLATGRTRYATGNLRVSNIGASYVFESLMSLKLMGEIYSESLGAVDGKGALLGFSLPVGVGEIKGSYARYKREPLGNVPEPTTSKLALGYVYNLSKRTALYGTLAYLRNRNGATQSLAGSTTAPNRASRGTEFGIRHAF encoded by the coding sequence ATGAAGAAATCCCTTGTGGCCGCGGCCGCATGCGTGGCTGCGGCCGGCGCCTGCGCGCAATCCTCTTCCGTGCAGGTCTTCGGCATCGTCGATGCTGCCGTCACCTACACCACGGGCTCGGGCTATGGCTCATCCGGCAAATGGCAGCTGACCAACAGCGGCAACAGCTTCAGCCGGCTTGGCTTTCGGGGCACTGAAGACCTTGGCGGTGGCCTCGCTGCCAGCTTCTGGCTGGAAGCCGGCTTGCAGAACGACAACGGCACAGGCTTCAACTCCAACCCCAACAACCAAGCCAGCGGTGCCGCCGGCCCCGGCCTGCTGACTTTCAACCGGCGCTCGACCGTGAGCTTTTCCGGCGGCTTCGGCGAACTGCGCCTGGGCCGCGACTACACGCCGACTTTCTGGAACACGGCGCTGTACGACCCCTTCGGAACCGGCGGTGGCATCGGCGCCAACCAGCTCTACTTCTCGGGCCTGGGCGGCCTCACCGCGCCGACCGGCACGCGCGCCTCCAACAGCATCGGCTACTTCCTGCCGCCGAACCTGGGCGGCTTCTACGGGCAGGCGATGGTCGCGATGGGCGAGAACGACAACCGCTCGGTGCTGCCGGACACGCTGATCTCCAATCGCCACGACGGCGACTACGCCGGGATTCGGGTCGGCTACCTGAACGGACCGTTCAACGTGACACTCGCCACCGGCCGGACGCGCTACGCGACGGGCAACCTGCGCGTGTCGAACATCGGTGCTTCCTACGTCTTCGAGTCGCTGATGAGCCTCAAGCTGATGGGCGAGATCTACAGCGAATCGCTGGGCGCAGTGGACGGGAAGGGCGCGCTGCTGGGCTTCAGCCTGCCGGTGGGCGTTGGCGAGATCAAGGGTTCGTACGCACGCTACAAGCGCGAGCCGCTGGGCAATGTGCCGGAGCCCACGACCTCGAAGCTCGCGCTGGGCTATGTCTACAACCTGTCGAAGCGCACGGCGCTGTACGGCACCCTGGCCTACCTGCGCAACCGCAATGGGGCGACGCAGTCGCTCGCCGGTTCGACCACCGCGCCCAACCGAGCCTCCAGGGGGACGGAGTTCGGCATTCGCCACGCGTTCTGA
- a CDS encoding aldehyde dehydrogenase family protein: protein MTSTAATTVITLHSAAEYAGLLRAVPEGSIYVDGRYVGAHDRHRVFAKADGAFIAEIGYASTGDVNAAVEAADAAFPAWAARAPSDRSTMLSRLADALERRSHEFAMLEAHHAGKLITDAELEIRSGVQTLRWFASCALHIDGRMPAGTPAQLRYVRREPLGVCSLILPWNFPLLLMLWKLGPALAAGNTVVAKPASETPLTALAFGLLCDEAGLPHGVYNVVPGSGREAGMALATHDRIAKVSFTGSTSVGLQVAAAAARTVKRVTLELGGKSPNIVCDDADLDRAAAGIAGIFGHAGQKCAARTRCFVQESVADRLVEKVAARASALRIGDPLDRAATLGPVINSEAQETILGYCRSATEEGARLVCGGKAPVGRRGPYVEPTVFDHARNDMTFAREEIFGPVLAVIRIKDIDEAILLANDSVFGLAASVWTGSLSKAHTIAARLEAGSVSVNTPAVIGIETPFGGYKQSGLGRELGVEGLDAYLQHKSVIVDLG, encoded by the coding sequence ATGACCAGCACCGCTGCCACCACCGTAATCACCCTGCATTCGGCGGCCGAATATGCCGGCCTGCTTCGTGCCGTGCCCGAGGGCTCGATCTACGTTGACGGGCGCTATGTCGGCGCGCATGACCGGCATCGTGTATTCGCAAAAGCAGACGGTGCATTCATCGCGGAGATCGGATATGCGTCAACCGGCGATGTGAATGCAGCAGTGGAAGCCGCCGATGCGGCGTTCCCGGCCTGGGCCGCGCGCGCTCCCTCCGACAGGTCGACCATGCTGTCGCGCCTGGCCGACGCGCTGGAGAGGCGTTCGCATGAATTCGCCATGCTGGAGGCGCACCATGCCGGCAAGCTCATCACGGATGCCGAGCTCGAGATCCGCTCGGGCGTGCAGACTTTGCGATGGTTCGCGAGCTGCGCCCTGCACATCGATGGACGCATGCCCGCGGGAACGCCTGCGCAGCTGCGCTACGTGCGGCGCGAGCCGCTGGGCGTCTGCAGCCTGATCCTGCCATGGAACTTCCCGTTGCTGCTCATGCTGTGGAAGCTTGGCCCCGCCTTGGCGGCCGGCAACACCGTCGTCGCCAAGCCGGCGAGCGAAACGCCGCTGACGGCGCTGGCGTTCGGGCTCCTGTGCGACGAGGCCGGCTTGCCGCACGGCGTCTACAACGTGGTGCCGGGCAGCGGACGCGAGGCCGGCATGGCGCTGGCGACACACGACAGGATTGCGAAGGTGTCCTTCACCGGCTCGACCTCGGTCGGCCTTCAGGTTGCGGCCGCAGCGGCGCGGACCGTCAAGCGCGTCACGCTCGAACTGGGCGGCAAGTCGCCGAACATCGTGTGCGACGACGCCGATCTGGACCGTGCCGCGGCCGGCATCGCCGGCATCTTCGGGCATGCCGGGCAAAAGTGCGCCGCGCGCACGCGCTGTTTCGTGCAGGAATCGGTGGCCGACCGGCTGGTTGAAAAGGTCGCCGCACGCGCGAGCGCGCTGCGCATCGGCGACCCGCTCGATCGAGCTGCCACGCTCGGTCCGGTCATCAACAGCGAGGCACAGGAAACGATCCTCGGCTACTGCCGCTCGGCTACGGAAGAGGGCGCGCGGCTGGTCTGCGGCGGCAAGGCGCCCGTCGGACGGCGCGGGCCCTACGTCGAGCCCACGGTCTTCGACCATGCACGCAACGACATGACCTTTGCGCGCGAAGAAATCTTCGGGCCGGTGCTGGCCGTGATTCGCATCAAGGACATCGACGAGGCGATCCTCCTCGCAAACGATTCCGTCTTCGGCCTCGCGGCTTCAGTGTGGACCGGTTCGTTGTCGAAGGCGCACACCATCGCGGCAAGGCTCGAAGCGGGCAGTGTCTCGGTCAACACGCCCGCGGTGATCGGCATTGAAACGCCGTTCGGCGGCTACAAGCAGAGCGGGCTCGGGCGCGAACTGGGCGTCGAGGGGCTGGATGCGTATCTGCAGCACAAGAGCGTGATCGTGGACCTCGGCTGA